The following are from one region of the Corylus avellana chromosome ca1, CavTom2PMs-1.0 genome:
- the LOC132178590 gene encoding syntaxin-21-like isoform X3 yields the protein MLICGHPFAINMAFLRYSMDRLAPAAKKIADKLAKDFQSVLKEFQKAATERETNYDAHELEMSSSRTPEQQVLLEFKRQESTLLDALVHDQGAMIDDVSSNIESSHAATTQANSQLVKASNIQKSGSSLACFLLLIFGIVLIIVIIVVAA from the exons ATGTTGATATGTGGACACCCTTTCGCGATTAATATG GCATTTCTTCGTTACTCCATGGATCGACTGGCTCCG GCTGCCAAGAAGATCGCTGATAAGCTCGCAAAAGATTTCCAGTCTGTTCTTAAAGAATTTCAGAAGGCTGCGACTGAGAGGGAAACAAA TTATGATGCCCACGAGCTGGAGATGAGTTCATCTAGGACTCCTGAACAGCAAGTTCTTCTGGAATTTAAAAG ACAAGAGAGCACACTGTTGGACGCACTGGTTCATGATCAAGGTGCAATGATTG ATGACGTTAGTTCTAACATTGAAAGCTCCCATGCAGCAACTACGCAAGCTAATTCACAACTTGTGAAAGCATCCAATATCCAAAAATCTGGTTCATCTCTG GCGTGTTTTCTGCTGTTGATCTTTGGAATCGTTCTGATTATTGTCATTATAGTCGTTGCAGCTTGA
- the LOC132178590 gene encoding syntaxin-21-like isoform X2 — translation MERRGEERREGEEVLESMRIGGTARKAAKKIADKLAKDFQSVLKEFQKAATERETNYDAHELEMSSSRTPEQQVLLEFKRQESTLLDALVHDQGAMIDDVSSNIESSHAATTQANSQLVKASNIQKSGSSLACFLLLIFGIVLIIVIIVVAA, via the exons ATGGAGAGGCGTGGAGAGGAaaggagagagggagaagaagttCTTGAGAGTATGAGAATTGGGGGAACTGCAAGAAAG GCTGCCAAGAAGATCGCTGATAAGCTCGCAAAAGATTTCCAGTCTGTTCTTAAAGAATTTCAGAAGGCTGCGACTGAGAGGGAAACAAA TTATGATGCCCACGAGCTGGAGATGAGTTCATCTAGGACTCCTGAACAGCAAGTTCTTCTGGAATTTAAAAG ACAAGAGAGCACACTGTTGGACGCACTGGTTCATGATCAAGGTGCAATGATTG ATGACGTTAGTTCTAACATTGAAAGCTCCCATGCAGCAACTACGCAAGCTAATTCACAACTTGTGAAAGCATCCAATATCCAAAAATCTGGTTCATCTCTG GCGTGTTTTCTGCTGTTGATCTTTGGAATCGTTCTGATTATTGTCATTATAGTCGTTGCAGCTTGA
- the LOC132178590 gene encoding syntaxin-21-like isoform X4 produces MLICGHPFAINMAAKKIADKLAKDFQSVLKEFQKAATERETNYDAHELEMSSSRTPEQQVLLEFKRQESTLLDALVHDQGAMIDDVSSNIESSHAATTQANSQLVKASNIQKSGSSLACFLLLIFGIVLIIVIIVVAA; encoded by the exons ATGTTGATATGTGGACACCCTTTCGCGATTAATATG GCTGCCAAGAAGATCGCTGATAAGCTCGCAAAAGATTTCCAGTCTGTTCTTAAAGAATTTCAGAAGGCTGCGACTGAGAGGGAAACAAA TTATGATGCCCACGAGCTGGAGATGAGTTCATCTAGGACTCCTGAACAGCAAGTTCTTCTGGAATTTAAAAG ACAAGAGAGCACACTGTTGGACGCACTGGTTCATGATCAAGGTGCAATGATTG ATGACGTTAGTTCTAACATTGAAAGCTCCCATGCAGCAACTACGCAAGCTAATTCACAACTTGTGAAAGCATCCAATATCCAAAAATCTGGTTCATCTCTG GCGTGTTTTCTGCTGTTGATCTTTGGAATCGTTCTGATTATTGTCATTATAGTCGTTGCAGCTTGA